A window of the Arachis duranensis cultivar V14167 chromosome 5, aradu.V14167.gnm2.J7QH, whole genome shotgun sequence genome harbors these coding sequences:
- the LOC107491261 gene encoding transcription factor FAMA — protein MDKDHDIHNYSAPMPPTPSFNTLDYSLDHNHHHHHLMQFRQGESSGEHSNGIADYIPQQQQQLPPAPPPSCFYNANSSSFDKLSFADVMQFADFGPKLALNQGKPCEEPGIDPVYFLKFPVLNDKMDEHNIMMMNHESDGGGGREEVETEAENNNDERFNNGEEEDAAMGGADQEDGRMKGEEETARISEDNNSVQIRFLGHGEDLVLNQKRNNNSSALMQENNKNMKRKRPRTVKTSEEVESQRMTHIAVERNRRKQMNEHLRVLRSLMPGSYVQRGDQASIIGGAIEFVRELEQLLQCLESQKRRRLLGEAQTRQVGDSNLGTQQQQPLQPPFYPPLASPSEQMKLVELETGLREETAESKSCLADVEVKLLGFDAMIKILSRRRPGQLIKTIAALEDLQLIILHTNITTIEQTVLYSFNVKVASESRFTADDIAGSVQQIFSFIHANTSI, from the exons ATGGACAAAGATCATGACATTCACAACTATTCG GCACCCATGCCCCCAACCCCAAGCTTCAACACACTAGACTACTCTCTTGATCAtaatcaccaccaccaccatctcaTGCAGTTTCGCCAAGGCGAATCTTCTGGAGAACACAGCAACGGGATAGCCGATTACATCCCTCAGCAACAGCAACAACTGCCGCCAGCACCGCCGCCATCGTGTTTTTATAATGCAAACTCTTCTTCCTTTGATAAGCTCAGTTTCGCGGATGTGATGCAGTTTGCAGATTTCGGACCAAAGTTAGCCTTAAACCAAGGCAAGCCCTGCGAAGAACCGGGGATTGACCCGGTCTACTTTCTCAAGTTCCCGGTCTTAAATGATAAGATGGATGAACACAATATCATGATGATGAATCACGAAAGCGACGGTGGTGGTGGCAGAGAAGAAGTAGAAACAGAAGCAGAAAACAATAATGACGAGAGGTTCAACAACGGGGAAGAGGAAGATGCTGCCATGGGTGGAGCAGATCAAGAAGATGGAAGGatgaaaggagaagaagaaactgCACGCATTTCCGAAGACAACAACTCAGTGCAGATTCGGTTCCTTGGCCATGGTGAAGATCTGGTGCTGAACCAGAAGAGGAACAACAATTCATCGGCGTTGATGCaggagaacaacaagaacatgaagagGAAGAGGCCGAGAACCGTTAAGACAAGTGAAGAAGTTGAGAGCCAGCGCATGACTCACATCGCTGTTGAAAGGAACCGAAGGAAGCAAATGAATGAGCATCTTCGTGTCCTTAGATCCCTCATGCCTGGTTCATACGTTCAAAGG GGTGATCAAGCATCGATAATTGGAGGAGCTATAGAGTTTGTGAGAGAATTGGAGCAACTGCTTCAGTGCTTGGAATCACAAAAGAGAAGAAGGCTACTTGGAGAAGCACAAACAAGACAGGTGGGGGATTCGAATCTCGGAACACAACAGCAGCAGCCTCTTCAACCGCCTTTCTATCCGCCATTGGCATCGCCAAGCGAGCAGATGAAGCTGGTGGAGTTGGAGACCGGACTCCGCGAAGAAACCGCAGAGAGCAAGTCTTGCTTGGCTGATGTTGAAGTGAAGCTTCTGGGATTCGACGCCATGATCAAGATCCTTTCCAGGAGGAGGCCAGGCCAGTTGATCAAAACTATTGCTGCACTTGAAGATCTTCAGTTAATTATCCTTCACACCAACATTACCACCATCGAACAGACAGTACTTTATTCTTTCAATGTCAAG GTTGCTAGTGAGTCAAGGTTCACCGCAGATGATATAGCCGGCTCCGTTCAACAGATATTCAGTTTCATCCATGCAAACACCAGCATATAA